Proteins encoded by one window of uncultured Methanobrevibacter sp.:
- a CDS encoding GMC family oxidoreductase N-terminal domain-containing protein — translation MVIIVGSGAGGAILAMELAKANVPVTIIEKGKYIDSKDAFNYYDKYDDNVDLLSTTCVGGSTMVSMANMVRALDEELYEYDINLSKEYEYVEKLIKVHGLNDSHIGKGTQLFLDSAQELGLNPVKMPKAIYEEKCVQCGRCAFGCPADAKWTGKHFVDIAVENGAKFIDEAEISDLIVEDNQIKGVKFIKNNVEETLNSDIVVLSAGAIGSALILRKIGIDAGREIFFDPFVSVGGVIKDINFNTEVQMGGLVVGKNFVLSPHFSSFIRSKIDKDIEDKDILSIMVKTSDECKGYITDDGDVVKINTIQDIRFLAEGATTAGFILEKAGVDPTTIASTVYRGAHPGGSAPIGKFVDSNLETEIKGLFVDDASVLPISPGKPPILTILALSKRLADYLIS, via the coding sequence ATGGTAATAATTGTAGGTTCTGGAGCTGGTGGAGCAATACTTGCTATGGAATTAGCTAAAGCTAATGTGCCAGTAACAATAATCGAAAAAGGAAAATATATTGACTCTAAAGATGCTTTTAATTATTATGATAAATATGATGATAATGTAGACCTGCTTTCAACTACTTGTGTTGGTGGTTCTACAATGGTTTCAATGGCGAATATGGTAAGAGCATTGGATGAAGAGTTATATGAATATGATATTAATCTTTCAAAAGAATATGAGTATGTTGAAAAATTAATTAAAGTTCATGGTTTGAATGATTCACATATCGGTAAAGGAACTCAATTATTTTTGGATAGTGCACAAGAATTAGGTTTAAATCCAGTTAAAATGCCAAAAGCAATTTATGAAGAAAAATGTGTTCAATGTGGAAGATGTGCATTTGGATGTCCAGCAGATGCAAAATGGACTGGAAAACATTTTGTAGACATAGCTGTTGAAAATGGTGCGAAATTCATTGATGAAGCAGAAATTAGTGATTTAATAGTTGAAGATAATCAAATTAAAGGTGTTAAATTTATTAAAAATAATGTTGAAGAAACTTTAAATTCTGATATTGTTGTTTTATCTGCAGGAGCTATTGGATCAGCTTTAATTTTAAGAAAAATAGGAATAGATGCTGGAAGAGAAATATTCTTTGATCCTTTTGTTTCAGTTGGAGGAGTTATAAAAGATATTAACTTTAATACTGAAGTTCAAATGGGAGGTTTAGTAGTTGGTAAGAATTTTGTTTTATCACCCCATTTTTCATCATTTATACGTTCTAAAATTGATAAAGATATTGAAGATAAAGATATCTTAAGTATAATGGTTAAAACATCTGATGAATGTAAAGGTTATATAACTGATGATGGAGATGTTGTTAAAATAAATACTATTCAAGATATTAGATTTTTAGCTGAAGGAGCTACTACTGCAGGTTTTATATTGGAAAAAGCAGGTGTTGATCCAACTACAATAGCTTCTACAGTTTACCGGGGAGCTCATCCTGGAGGCAGTGCACCTATTGGAAAATTTGTAGATAGTAACTTAGAAACAGAAATTAAAGGTTTATTTGTTGATGATGCAAGTGTATTACCTATATCTCCAGGTAAGCCGCCAATTTTAACAATTTTAGCATTATCTAAAAGATTAGCTGATTATTTAATTAGCTAA
- a CDS encoding GMC oxidoreductase has product MSVIDNIENEELIVENDEIVGVRYVKDGYDRVSYSNRVILVAGPIGSTLFLRSVGINTGKEFKYSGAVDVGGILKDINQQSEVQMNAIAAGEKFILAPRFSKSLKEDLNCKDEDLFSISVRSLDSGKGYIDDEGNEIDEGIDSIAGLKEGIETAKKVLIRAGVSEDTIKGSETKAINPTGCASIGDIVNSNLETEIRSLYVCDISVLPETSGKPLTLTYLALAKRLADYLSGAGYESRYCISEYGVGKDYGIMSGWKRDAV; this is encoded by the coding sequence TTGTCTGTAATTGATAATATTGAAAATGAAGAGTTAATTGTTGAAAATGATGAGATTGTTGGAGTTAGGTATGTTAAAGATGGTTATGATCGTGTTAGTTACTCCAACAGGGTTATTTTAGTTGCAGGTCCAATTGGTTCAACATTGTTTTTAAGAAGTGTTGGAATTAATACTGGAAAAGAGTTTAAATACTCTGGTGCAGTAGATGTTGGTGGAATATTAAAAGATATTAATCAACAATCTGAAGTTCAAATGAATGCAATAGCTGCAGGTGAAAAATTTATATTGGCTCCAAGATTTTCAAAATCTTTAAAAGAAGATTTAAATTGTAAAGATGAGGACTTATTTTCAATTTCAGTAAGATCTCTTGATTCTGGAAAAGGATATATTGATGATGAAGGTAATGAAATTGATGAAGGTATTGATTCTATTGCAGGTTTAAAAGAAGGAATTGAAACAGCTAAAAAAGTTTTAATAAGGGCTGGAGTCAGTGAAGATACAATAAAAGGCAGTGAAACTAAGGCTATAAATCCAACAGGTTGTGCTTCTATTGGTGATATTGTAAATAGTAATTTAGAAACTGAAATAAGAAGTTTGTATGTTTGTGATATTTCAGTACTTCCTGAAACTTCTGGAAAACCATTAACTTTAACTTATTTGGCATTAGCTAAAAGGTTAGCAGATTATCTATCTGGTGCAGGTTATGAAAGCAGATATTGTATAAGTGAATATGGTGTTGGGAAAGATTATGGTATAATGTCTGGCTGGAAAAGGGATGCTGTTTAA
- a CDS encoding TldD/PmbA family protein: protein MEENLDLFEKLIEKTISKVDYVDIRAGNGNNTSIIMKDGEIQEINTGNSLGVRIRVLNNGAWGFAYTNDLTKLDEIAETSIKISNSLHGDESLSKADAIQDKVSTDVKIPFTDVSIEEKKDIMTEASKAATLTEVTSTTVSYSDAQSQEIILSSEGTNIEMNMNRVAMFLNAAATDGNMMQIGHDSIGGVKGFEAINDVDIEKFGRNIGQKAVRLLKADSAPSGRFPIIADPNLTGVFVHEALGHAVEGDLILQNDSILKNKLGTQIGSDIVNIYDDASLKDGFGYYPYDVEGVKTKPNHLVKDGKLISLLNSRETASKLNMKSSGNARSIIADKPIVRMSNTYLKPGDMTFEELIEDIPNGIYLKGSRGGQVDTGKGIFQFNAAEGFKIENGEITTPLRDVSLSGNILETLKNVDAIGDDFKLSVGFCGKDGQTAPVGDGGPHTRILNALVGGNS from the coding sequence ATGGAAGAAAATCTTGATTTATTCGAAAAACTCATTGAAAAAACCATTTCCAAAGTAGATTACGTTGACATTAGAGCTGGAAATGGAAATAACACCTCCATAATTATGAAAGATGGGGAAATACAAGAAATTAACACTGGAAACTCATTAGGTGTAAGAATAAGAGTTTTAAATAACGGTGCATGGGGATTTGCTTATACTAATGATTTAACAAAATTAGATGAAATTGCTGAAACATCTATAAAAATATCAAATTCACTTCATGGAGATGAATCACTATCCAAAGCAGATGCAATCCAAGACAAAGTAAGTACTGATGTTAAAATACCATTTACTGATGTTTCCATAGAGGAAAAAAAAGACATAATGACTGAAGCAAGTAAAGCAGCCACATTAACTGAAGTAACAAGTACAACTGTTTCTTATTCTGATGCTCAAAGTCAAGAAATTATTTTAAGTAGTGAAGGTACAAACATTGAAATGAACATGAACAGAGTTGCGATGTTCTTAAATGCTGCTGCAACTGATGGAAACATGATGCAAATTGGACATGATAGTATTGGAGGAGTTAAAGGATTTGAAGCTATAAATGATGTAGACATTGAAAAGTTTGGAAGAAACATAGGTCAAAAAGCTGTAAGATTATTAAAAGCTGACAGTGCACCTTCTGGAAGATTTCCAATTATTGCAGACCCAAATTTAACTGGAGTATTTGTTCATGAAGCATTAGGTCATGCAGTAGAAGGAGATTTAATTTTACAAAATGATTCAATCCTTAAAAATAAATTAGGAACCCAAATAGGTTCTGACATAGTTAATATTTATGATGATGCCAGCTTAAAAGATGGATTTGGATATTACCCTTACGATGTAGAAGGAGTTAAAACTAAACCTAACCATTTAGTAAAAGATGGAAAATTAATATCCCTTTTAAATTCAAGAGAAACAGCATCAAAATTAAATATGAAATCTTCAGGAAACGCAAGATCAATAATTGCAGACAAACCAATTGTAAGAATGAGTAATACATACTTAAAACCTGGAGATATGACTTTTGAAGAATTAATAGAAGATATCCCTAATGGAATTTATCTTAAAGGCTCAAGAGGAGGACAAGTTGATACTGGAAAAGGGATATTCCAATTTAATGCAGCTGAAGGGTTTAAAATAGAAAATGGAGAAATTACCACCCCATTAAGAGATGTTTCATTATCTGGAAACATATTAGAAACTTTAAAAAATGTTGATGCTATTGGTGATGATTTCAAACTAAGCGTTGGATTCTGTGGAAAAGATGGTCAAACAGCACCAGTAGGAGATGGTGGACCACACACAAGAATTTTAAATGCTTTAGTTGGTGGAAATAGCTAA
- a CDS encoding TIGR00296 family protein, producing MISEKNGEYLINIAKKAVKTYLETGEQMSIPKDCPEELKEKLGVFLTLNKNNQLRGCIGYPEPIESAIQATISVAISAACEDPRFPQVLPEEYNDLEFEVTVLTKPKLMEIAHPKEYLTNIKIGTDGLMIKKGYSKGLLLPQVATENNFDVETFLEHTCMKAGISADSYLDESCDVYTFQGQIFK from the coding sequence ATGATAAGTGAAAAAAATGGAGAGTATTTGATAAACATAGCCAAAAAAGCAGTAAAAACTTACCTTGAAACTGGCGAACAAATGTCAATACCAAAAGACTGTCCAGAAGAACTTAAAGAAAAATTAGGTGTTTTTTTAACTTTAAATAAAAATAATCAATTAAGAGGCTGTATTGGATATCCAGAACCTATTGAAAGTGCAATCCAAGCTACAATTAGTGTAGCTATTTCAGCAGCATGTGAAGACCCTAGATTCCCACAAGTTCTCCCTGAAGAATATAATGATTTAGAATTTGAAGTTACAGTCCTAACAAAACCTAAATTAATGGAAATTGCACATCCTAAAGAATATTTAACTAATATTAAAATTGGAACTGATGGATTAATGATTAAAAAAGGATATTCAAAAGGATTACTCCTCCCACAAGTAGCAACTGAAAACAATTTTGATGTGGAAACTTTTTTAGAACACACTTGTATGAAAGCTGGAATTAGTGCAGACAGTTATTTAGATGAAAGTTGTGATGTATACACATTCCAAGGCCAAATATTTAAATAG
- a CDS encoding NOG1 family protein, producing MMIPTIPTPDELLDKGFSRGKKQADLMRTQKIPKHLKGKRIEERRVITSCQVIKDKLKSILDSIPDIEDLPPFYQDYIDITVGVDDMKQALGGLNWAYGILTQLEKEYGSKIRKNPSEKATTLQKQAYGRIASVVNKIKKNLDFLDFAKANLRNMPTIDFDATTIVIAGFPNVGKSTLLNQISGADPQIANYPFTTKGIQIGHVERHWKSIQIIDTPGLLDRPVLEMNDIELNAIVALEHLADAILFIFDASETCGFALESQYNLLKQIEKIFSNIPVIYLFNKMDLIEDTSYVEQYVDELDNSIFISAIEGEGIDKINKVLESVKKIERNQEEEY from the coding sequence ATGATGATACCAACAATACCTACCCCTGATGAATTACTTGATAAAGGATTTAGTAGAGGTAAAAAACAAGCAGATTTAATGAGAACTCAAAAAATACCAAAACATTTGAAAGGAAAAAGAATTGAAGAAAGAAGAGTTATAACTTCCTGTCAAGTAATTAAAGATAAACTAAAATCTATTTTAGATAGTATCCCGGACATAGAAGATCTCCCCCCATTTTATCAAGATTATATAGATATTACTGTTGGTGTGGATGATATGAAACAAGCTCTTGGAGGGCTTAACTGGGCATATGGTATTTTAACACAACTTGAAAAAGAATATGGAAGTAAAATTAGAAAAAATCCTTCTGAAAAAGCAACAACCCTTCAAAAACAAGCATATGGTAGAATTGCTTCTGTAGTCAATAAAATTAAAAAGAATTTAGACTTTTTAGACTTTGCAAAAGCTAATTTAAGAAATATGCCAACAATCGATTTTGATGCAACAACAATTGTGATAGCAGGTTTCCCAAATGTAGGAAAATCTACTCTTCTTAATCAAATATCTGGAGCAGATCCACAAATAGCTAATTATCCTTTTACAACTAAAGGAATTCAAATAGGTCATGTTGAAAGACATTGGAAAAGCATCCAAATTATTGACACTCCCGGACTTTTAGATAGGCCTGTTTTAGAAATGAATGATATTGAACTAAACGCAATAGTAGCTCTTGAACATTTAGCTGATGCTATTTTATTTATTTTTGATGCATCTGAAACATGTGGATTCGCACTAGAAAGCCAATATAATTTATTAAAACAAATTGAAAAAATATTCAGCAATATTCCTGTGATATACTTATTCAATAAGATGGATCTTATTGAAGATACTAGTTATGTAGAACAGTATGTTGATGAGTTAGATAACTCTATTTTCATATCAGCTATTGAAGGAGAAGGAATTGATAAAATAAACAAAGTTTTAGAGTCTGTTAAAAAAATAGAGAGAAACCAAGAAGAAGAATATTAA
- a CDS encoding Hsp20/alpha crystallin family protein: MVEKDIIETKLSEKKEQAEEKFDEKKEQAEEKINSHKEKLNEKREQTRNIAGKMSEDLSRSFDEFQDGIKSVQKIIDQKIEDYKKTTIHSLDVDLIETEEKYYLKVDVPGIEKEEIDIEAGDKDISITATFKPFIEEIEEENTVLISDIKQGRCSKSITFNNNIEIDEITAKFNNGTVLITIPKLKTPKNKINVE; the protein is encoded by the coding sequence ATGGTTGAAAAAGATATTATTGAAACAAAACTCAGTGAAAAAAAAGAACAAGCAGAAGAAAAATTCGATGAAAAAAAAGAACAAGCAGAAGAAAAAATTAATTCACACAAAGAAAAATTAAATGAAAAAAGAGAACAAACCAGAAATATAGCTGGAAAAATGAGTGAAGATTTATCTAGAAGCTTTGATGAATTCCAAGATGGTATTAAATCAGTACAAAAAATTATTGACCAAAAAATTGAAGACTATAAAAAAACAACAATCCATAGTTTAGATGTTGATTTAATAGAAACTGAAGAAAAATACTATTTAAAAGTAGATGTTCCAGGAATTGAAAAAGAAGAAATTGATATTGAAGCTGGAGATAAAGATATTTCCATTACAGCTACATTTAAACCATTTATTGAAGAAATTGAAGAAGAAAATACTGTTTTAATTTCTGATATAAAACAAGGAAGATGTAGTAAAAGCATTACTTTCAACAATAATATTGAAATTGATGAAATTACTGCAAAATTCAACAATGGAACAGTATTAATAACTATTCCTAAATTAAAAACACCAAAAAATAAAATTAATGTAGAATAA
- a CDS encoding SIS domain-containing protein, with protein sequence MNYKMYDEMMEQPDSLRKTFESEMSKMDSVSEAVSKADKIYLIGCGSSISTCYSVRDALRMSCDMNIEVFTGYEFYYNKKLINGENSIAIFTSQSGETADTLASLKRANEYGIQTVSISNEPDSSMIKEAKTPIVTQCERETAILGTKTYVTQLACLYQILFKGSNYDKADELLGDLKRIPDIIENLLKTTEEDNKKLAKEFKDEDIFYCLGSGPNFGLSFKLAMTMLMEGAIKHACPLYSAEFRHGLIERAEKDVPIIFLHSDFEADEITDKAIDVSKNLELKSIIYNLKDYADVNPLLSPLIFVIPLEWFIYYLAHFNGEDPGATRHIGKVRY encoded by the coding sequence ATGAACTATAAAATGTATGATGAAATGATGGAGCAACCTGATTCACTTAGAAAGACTTTTGAAAGTGAAATGTCTAAAATGGATAGTGTTTCAGAAGCTGTATCAAAAGCAGATAAAATTTATTTAATTGGTTGTGGTAGTTCTATTTCAACATGTTATAGTGTTAGGGATGCATTAAGAATGTCTTGTGACATGAATATAGAAGTATTTACTGGCTATGAATTTTATTATAATAAAAAGTTAATTAATGGAGAAAATTCAATAGCTATTTTCACATCACAATCTGGAGAAACTGCAGATACATTAGCTTCTCTTAAAAGAGCTAATGAATATGGAATTCAAACTGTTTCAATTTCTAATGAGCCTGATAGTTCAATGATAAAAGAAGCTAAAACTCCAATAGTAACACAATGTGAAAGAGAAACAGCAATTCTTGGAACAAAGACATATGTAACTCAATTAGCTTGTCTTTATCAAATTTTATTTAAAGGGTCTAACTATGATAAAGCTGATGAATTGTTAGGTGATTTGAAACGTATTCCAGATATTATTGAAAATTTATTAAAAACTACTGAGGAAGATAATAAAAAATTAGCTAAAGAATTTAAAGATGAGGATATATTTTATTGTCTAGGTAGTGGACCTAATTTTGGTCTTTCTTTTAAATTAGCTATGACTATGCTTATGGAAGGAGCAATTAAACATGCATGCCCACTTTATTCAGCGGAATTTAGGCATGGGTTAATAGAGCGTGCAGAAAAAGATGTTCCAATTATTTTCTTACATTCTGATTTTGAAGCAGATGAAATAACTGATAAAGCTATTGATGTTTCTAAAAATTTAGAATTAAAATCAATTATTTATAATTTAAAAGATTATGCAGATGTTAATCCATTATTATCTCCATTAATCTTTGTAATTCCTTTAGAATGGTTTATTTATTATTTAGCACACTTTAATGGTGAAGATCCAGGTGCTACAAGACACATTGGTAAAGTAAGATATTAA
- a CDS encoding DUF447 domain-containing protein, producing the protein MNINLSSVGMEKGRQYETIITTISSEGKKNAAPIGVICTGKDTVICRIFKGSTTLENIISQREFIVNITENPQLFTLATIDNIPENNFDENNSIKNIESYFKCEVKDLIEAIKKSDPVKKDSEAIVIKAKVTEHVINKNIKAINRAMGLLIETLVNFTRIDIVDDKQKEYYLGRFQEAKRVINKVGSKEEQKSINRIKKELIKKGYSP; encoded by the coding sequence ATGAACATAAATTTATCTTCAGTTGGAATGGAAAAAGGCAGACAATATGAGACAATAATAACCACAATAAGCTCTGAAGGTAAAAAGAATGCTGCACCTATCGGAGTTATATGTACTGGCAAAGATACTGTGATATGTCGGATATTTAAAGGAAGCACTACTTTAGAAAACATCATATCTCAAAGGGAATTTATTGTAAATATTACTGAAAACCCCCAATTATTTACATTAGCTACAATCGATAATATTCCAGAAAATAATTTTGATGAAAATAATTCTATTAAGAACATTGAAAGCTATTTTAAATGTGAAGTCAAAGATTTAATAGAAGCAATTAAAAAAAGTGATCCTGTTAAAAAAGATTCTGAAGCTATTGTTATAAAAGCTAAAGTCACAGAACATGTTATTAATAAAAATATAAAAGCAATTAATCGTGCAATGGGATTACTTATTGAAACATTAGTTAATTTTACAAGAATTGATATTGTTGATGACAAACAGAAAGAATATTATCTCGGAAGATTCCAAGAAGCAAAAAGAGTAATAAATAAAGTTGGATCTAAAGAAGAGCAAAAATCAATCAACAGAATAAAAAAAGAATTAATAAAAAAAGGATATTCTCCTTAA
- the ade gene encoding adenine deaminase — protein MQFSAYMLDVISDSIYPARILVEEGIFKEIVPIVIDSDDELDIDGIILPGFIDSHIHIESTMLTPAQFAKLAVRFGTTSVVCDPHEIANVAGVEGIEFMIDNAKSVPFNFYFSAPSCVPATCFETSGAILDSDDIGELLKREEVVALAEMMNFPGVINDDLEVLAKLQKAHEIGKPVDGHAPLLSGEDLDKYIAKEISTDHECSSFAEAIEKKEKGMKIMVRDGSSAKNMEALFDFNERLNYWKNHEKFGKMPNDVLEKRIHLPIFDFIVSDDKHTTDLIKGHLNESIKKAIFLDINPINAVEMVTINPSTHYKLNTGAIVKGMQADYVIVDNLVNFNILKTYIKGQCVFDGENVLFDVKDTEFKNTFDVSKKQSDDFEIFCNKHSVEVNVIKCFNGELITEMENASLTTKNDFIEPDLEEDILKIAIVERYGGNSIVNGFIKGFNLKKGAIASSVAHDSHNIVVVGTNSEDMAKAVNCLIENKGGFVIVDGDFEESLALPIAGLMTNEDSYKVAEKLEKLQKIAIDFGCKLDSPFMTMSFMALLVIPSIKISDKGLFDCTNFEFIEVIKN, from the coding sequence ATGCAATTTAGTGCATATATGTTAGATGTTATATCTGATTCAATTTATCCAGCACGTATTTTGGTGGAAGAGGGTATATTTAAGGAAATAGTTCCAATAGTCATTGATAGTGATGATGAATTGGATATTGATGGAATTATTCTTCCAGGATTTATTGATTCTCATATACATATTGAAAGTACTATGCTTACACCAGCTCAATTTGCAAAATTGGCTGTGAGATTTGGTACTACGTCAGTTGTTTGTGATCCTCATGAGATAGCTAATGTTGCAGGGGTTGAAGGAATAGAGTTTATGATTGACAATGCAAAATCTGTTCCTTTTAATTTTTATTTTTCTGCTCCTTCTTGTGTTCCTGCAACTTGTTTTGAAACATCTGGAGCTATTTTAGATAGTGATGATATTGGTGAACTTCTCAAAAGAGAGGAGGTCGTTGCACTTGCTGAAATGATGAATTTTCCAGGAGTTATAAATGATGATTTGGAAGTGTTAGCTAAGTTACAAAAAGCTCATGAAATTGGAAAACCTGTTGATGGCCATGCACCTTTACTTTCTGGTGAAGATTTAGATAAATATATTGCTAAAGAGATATCTACTGACCATGAATGCAGTAGTTTTGCAGAAGCTATTGAGAAAAAAGAAAAAGGCATGAAAATTATGGTTCGTGATGGGTCTTCTGCTAAAAATATGGAAGCTCTTTTTGATTTTAATGAAAGATTAAACTATTGGAAAAATCATGAAAAATTCGGAAAAATGCCGAATGATGTTCTGGAAAAAAGAATACATTTACCTATTTTTGATTTTATTGTAAGTGATGATAAACATACTACTGATTTAATCAAAGGTCATTTAAATGAATCTATTAAAAAAGCTATTTTTTTAGATATTAATCCTATAAATGCAGTTGAAATGGTTACAATTAATCCATCAACACATTATAAATTAAATACTGGAGCTATTGTAAAAGGGATGCAGGCAGATTATGTTATTGTAGATAATTTAGTCAATTTTAATATTTTAAAAACATATATTAAAGGGCAATGTGTTTTTGATGGTGAAAATGTTTTGTTTGATGTAAAAGACACTGAATTTAAAAATACATTTGATGTTTCTAAAAAACAAAGTGATGATTTTGAAATATTTTGCAATAAACATTCAGTTGAAGTTAATGTAATTAAATGTTTTAACGGTGAGTTAATAACTGAAATGGAAAATGCATCATTAACTACTAAGAATGATTTTATTGAACCTGATTTAGAAGAAGATATTTTAAAAATAGCTATTGTTGAAAGATATGGTGGAAATTCAATAGTTAATGGGTTTATAAAAGGATTTAATCTTAAAAAAGGTGCAATTGCTTCTTCAGTAGCTCATGATTCTCATAATATTGTAGTGGTTGGAACTAATAGTGAAGATATGGCAAAAGCAGTTAATTGTTTAATAGAAAATAAGGGTGGTTTTGTCATTGTTGATGGTGACTTTGAAGAATCTCTTGCTTTACCAATTGCAGGTTTAATGACAAATGAAGATAGTTATAAAGTAGCTGAAAAATTAGAAAAACTACAAAAAATAGCTATTGATTTTGGATGTAAATTAGATTCTCCATTTATGACGATGTCATTTATGGCACTTTTAGTAATTCCGTCTATAAAAATCTCTGATAAGGGTTTGTTTGATTGTACTAACTTTGAATTTATAGAGGTAATTAAAAATTAA
- a CDS encoding TIGR00300 family protein, with translation MNSRTIELSGHVIDSLTLPKALDIIMDKGGDFDFLEFDVGKRKTDTSKVKMAVYAESVDLLNSILDELSVLGASISELKEVELVASSKNKVAPEGFYSTSNHPTHILYNGNWVVVENIEMDCLICVDEETSRATVKPIADVKAGDMIVVGREGIKVTPPQRSREKDGTFEFMNSEVSSEKPLMNLIRGIAKEIKEIKNKGGKIAIVGGPAIVHTGSGKYLAALIREGYVDALLAGNALATHDIESNIFGTSLGIEVETGDIIAHGHTHHMRAINKINRSGSIKNAVEDGTLTGGIMYECVKKDIPYVLAGSIRDDGPLPDVITDTVESQKLMREQAQQVDMVIMIATMLHSIAMGNLLPSKVKSICVDINPATVTKLSDRGSAQVVSIVTDIGTFLPLLYESLNESD, from the coding sequence ATGAATAGTAGAACAATTGAACTTTCTGGCCATGTTATAGATTCATTAACTTTACCAAAAGCATTGGATATAATTATGGACAAAGGTGGAGATTTTGATTTCTTAGAATTTGATGTAGGTAAAAGAAAAACTGATACTAGTAAAGTTAAAATGGCAGTTTATGCAGAATCTGTGGATCTTTTAAATTCTATTTTAGATGAGTTGTCTGTGTTGGGTGCATCAATATCTGAGCTAAAAGAAGTTGAATTAGTTGCATCTTCAAAAAATAAAGTTGCTCCGGAAGGTTTTTATTCTACTTCAAATCATCCTACACATATTTTGTATAATGGGAATTGGGTTGTTGTTGAAAACATTGAAATGGATTGTTTAATTTGTGTTGATGAAGAAACTTCTCGTGCAACAGTTAAACCAATAGCTGATGTTAAAGCAGGAGACATGATTGTTGTTGGTCGTGAAGGGATAAAAGTTACACCTCCTCAAAGGTCTAGAGAAAAAGATGGGACTTTTGAGTTTATGAACAGTGAGGTTTCTTCTGAAAAACCTTTAATGAATTTAATTAGGGGAATTGCAAAAGAAATTAAAGAAATTAAAAATAAAGGGGGGAAAATAGCTATTGTTGGAGGTCCTGCTATTGTTCATACAGGCTCTGGTAAATATTTAGCAGCTTTAATTAGGGAAGGGTATGTTGATGCTCTTCTTGCAGGAAATGCATTAGCTACTCATGATATTGAAAGTAATATATTTGGAACTTCATTAGGTATTGAAGTGGAAACTGGAGATATTATAGCTCACGGTCATACTCACCATATGAGAGCAATTAATAAAATTAATCGTTCTGGTTCTATTAAAAATGCTGTTGAAGATGGTACTTTAACTGGTGGGATAATGTATGAATGTGTTAAAAAGGATATTCCATATGTTTTAGCTGGGTCTATTCGTGATGATGGCCCATTACCTGATGTGATAACTGATACAGTAGAATCACAGAAATTAATGCGTGAACAAGCTCAACAAGTTGATATGGTAATTATGATTGCTACAATGTTGCATTCAATAGCTATGGGTAATTTATTACCTTCAAAAGTTAAAAGTATTTGTGTAGATATTAATCCTGCTACAGTTACTAAATTATCTGATAGGGGAAGTGCACAAGTAGTTAGTATTGTAACTGATATTGGAACATTTTTACCTCTTTTATATGAATCTTTAAATGAAAGTGATTAA